Genomic window (Zingiber officinale cultivar Zhangliang chromosome 2B, Zo_v1.1, whole genome shotgun sequence):
ttgcactaatgacCAGTAACCACCTGTGATTTATCTCTTCCGTGTTAGCCTAGAGACGAATTGATGAGGACGCTGAGGGCGAACGAATAATCTTTTTACCACATATACTAAGATTAATGAATTGGTTAATCTGGTCAAACTTAGACACGTGTCGTATACTTGACTGCAACTCGGCCACGCCGCACTCCTAGAAACCCGGTCCGATTGATTCGAGTCAATTTCTATGCTTCAAAATTAGGACGAACCGGACGGTTCATGAAAATTTCAAGTTGGGCCATTCGGTATCggaattaatttcaatttaaatacatcAAACCGAATTTAAATCCTCAAATCAAGATTCAAACTCGAGCTCAGATTCCATTTGTATTTTTAAgctttaaatcaaatttataatggaatttttcctctaaatactTCAGAACTAAAATTACATAACTGTTCCAACGATTaaatcaaacacaagcaaatacaaTCATAAATCATCGTTAGTTATTAAGGAACACTTCCAGTATATATAATCCAAGAGCCACTTAGATGAAGGCAGTGTAGATAAGCACTTTTACTGCACTTTATCCAGATCATTCAGATAGTACTGATATAACAAGCAAGGTGAGCTGATCGAAATGGTTTAATACTTTGGCGGCGCCATTTGGGTTGGAAGCAGACCGAAACGCTTCTTCAGAAGCACCCGTTGCCTTGAATACTTGTCGTCTGGAGAGAAACGAGCTGTATCACCACAAATAAAGGTAAGCAAAAGCATGCTTTGTGAAAGATAGAATTTCTATAGttctaaaattttaagattaTACCACAGACCACAATACGTACTACAAGCACAAAACAATTCAATGTCCTAGGAATGGTATGGTAGTAGAGAAAAGTCAACTAGTTAGTCAATACAATACTATCGTACTACAATAATAACACCTTTAACACCTATCAGATTTAGATGACTCTTTCTATTTGAGGTGATGGGTCGTAGAATTTAAGCACAAAACTATTATAATTATGTATCCAGAATATATATTATTCAGTCAGTAGTGAATCAAATATGAGCATCTAGAAacaaattgcttctccaattttCTAATAGTAGTTTGGGTTTtagataattaagtttgaaaattttcagTGTTACACAAATAATACATAATCATAGATTAAAATTTAAGTCCATATCAGAATCAACCGAGGCAAAAAAATCTCAACAAGAAATTCAAAGTCATCTTTCACTTTTTATTATATGTAGCAGCAGCAGCATATTCCACCTCAATATAGCTATGTCAATGCTATCAAAGCTTGAAACTAACAACCAACGGAGTCAAGTGTTGTTGCTCCTTTGTCAAAAGAAATAGATATTCACATTTCTTGTTTCCTATTTCATTTTAATTCTAAATGACACAACATAGGcaataatttgaatttttatagCAAGGGGGAAATATGAATCTATATCTTTTTATTATGAATCATGGTAGGGGTCAAATGAAATATGTATTTTTGTTAAATAGAATATTAACATACACGGATGATCAAGACACTAGAAATGAATGAAGAAACACAAATAAGAAGACATGCAGTGCAAAGCTTACCCGGATGTGCAGATTGGGTTGGCAATCCCACTGGCGTCTCTTTCTGCCCAAACAAGACAGAACACCATTAGTGAGTCGCAAAAAGCCAAATCAGAAAACAAATTTCCCAGCAGTAGTCAACATGAAGCTTATAAAGAATCCATGTAAAAGAACCAAAAGGCAAGCAATCAATGAATAATCCACATCCACTGAAAGAAGAACGACAAAATCATCTCTCATTTTTTCCGTTCCTCGTAAAACTATCAGGTATATATAAAATGAAGCGAC
Coding sequences:
- the LOC122049556 gene encoding H/ACA ribonucleoprotein complex subunit 3-like protein: MYLQFYINENGDKVYTTKKETPVGLPTQSAHPARFSPDDKYSRQRVLLKKRFGLLPTQMAPPKY